Proteins encoded within one genomic window of Halorussus salilacus:
- a CDS encoding methytransferase partner Trm112 has product MKQSLMDIICCPLDKQELELDATETDDEEVISGTLTCTECGETYPIEDGIPNLLPPDMREEA; this is encoded by the coding sequence ATGAAGCAGTCGCTGATGGACATCATCTGTTGTCCGCTCGACAAGCAGGAACTCGAACTCGACGCCACCGAGACCGACGACGAGGAGGTCATCTCCGGGACCCTGACCTGCACGGAGTGCGGCGAGACCTACCCCATCGAGGACGGCATCCCGAACCTCCTGCCGCCGGACATGCGCGAGGAGGCCTGA
- a CDS encoding UPF0058 family protein produces MHKDELLELHEEMVLIMEYFQDRESVTDGLFEPYEELDVDPSHVHKSKSEHKHAVFVLGNALATAMSDDEFSEAGRIGKRMQELADDAESKI; encoded by the coding sequence ATGCACAAAGACGAGCTTCTGGAACTCCACGAGGAGATGGTGCTCATCATGGAGTACTTCCAGGACCGCGAGAGCGTGACCGACGGCCTGTTCGAACCGTACGAGGAACTCGACGTGGACCCCTCGCACGTCCACAAGTCCAAGAGCGAGCACAAGCACGCGGTCTTCGTGCTCGGCAACGCCCTCGCGACCGCGATGAGCGACGACGAATTCAGCGAGGCGGGCCGCATCGGCAAGCGGATGCAGGAGCTCGCCGACGACGCCGAATCCAAGATCTAG
- a CDS encoding DUF7522 family protein codes for MSETPSEALTEFLQDYVGDHLRSVIFYDEDGAELLYVRDDVAEQYSEDEIGRVVDDVRLEAVEKPHQEDLYAHGRLNCTVRCFDDAVEMHFPRDETSGTAVALDGEVFAVHNTFVGKCMEAMDR; via the coding sequence ATGTCAGAGACGCCCTCCGAAGCCCTCACCGAATTTCTGCAAGACTACGTCGGCGACCACCTGCGGAGCGTGATATTCTACGACGAGGACGGCGCGGAGCTCCTGTACGTCCGCGACGACGTCGCCGAACAGTACTCCGAAGACGAGATCGGGCGAGTCGTCGACGACGTTCGACTCGAAGCCGTCGAGAAACCGCATCAGGAGGACCTCTACGCCCACGGTCGGCTGAACTGCACGGTCCGATGCTTCGACGACGCTGTCGAGATGCACTTCCCCCGCGACGAGACGAGCGGGACCGCGGTCGCGCTCGACGGCGAGGTGTTCGCGGTCCACAACACCTTCGTCGGCAAGTGCATGGAGGCGATGGACCGCTAA
- a CDS encoding sulfite oxidase-like oxidoreductase yields MSVTDVTDLHEEFDGERLPPGQRKTSKFPVLSKGSTPDWDPETWEFTVTGAVEDELALSFEEFRDLPSETQRQDFHCVTGWSKFDCEFTGVTFPTLAEAAGVEDDAVHVMFSALDGYTTNLPLSDCMREEVVFAYDFDGEPLAREHGGPLRVVTPHKYAYKGAKWVDGVEFLTEPERGYWEKRGYSNTANPWNEERYS; encoded by the coding sequence ATGAGCGTCACCGACGTGACCGACCTCCACGAGGAGTTCGACGGCGAGCGCCTCCCGCCCGGCCAGCGGAAGACGAGCAAGTTCCCCGTCCTCTCGAAGGGTTCGACGCCCGACTGGGACCCCGAGACGTGGGAGTTCACGGTGACGGGCGCGGTCGAGGACGAACTCGCGCTGTCGTTCGAGGAGTTCCGCGACCTGCCGAGCGAGACCCAGCGACAGGACTTCCACTGCGTGACCGGGTGGAGCAAGTTCGACTGCGAGTTCACGGGAGTCACGTTCCCGACGCTCGCCGAGGCGGCCGGGGTCGAGGACGACGCGGTCCACGTCATGTTCTCGGCGCTCGACGGCTACACCACGAACCTCCCGCTTTCCGACTGCATGCGCGAGGAGGTCGTGTTCGCATACGACTTCGACGGCGAACCGCTCGCGCGCGAACACGGCGGTCCCCTGCGCGTGGTGACGCCCCACAAGTACGCCTACAAGGGCGCGAAGTGGGTCGACGGCGTCGAGTTCCTCACCGAACCCGAGCGCGGTTACTGGGAGAAGCGCGGTTACTCCAACACCGCGAACCCGTGGAACGAGGAGCGATACAGTTAG
- a CDS encoding DUF7524 family protein, with translation MSESLSVDLNDERLHDIRTAAAFEATDSFPILLKNGDAPVHVHLHLDDALSEVASIPANNHFVNADTTRQVDVEVAEGPRPVEGRLKIVTGHGAETAYVDVSVVEPDESADAVDVDETLRVPARDPDGDPEGQGFDLPDLRLAENAPVVALGLLALAAAVSSAMLADSAVVLLGALAVVGSLATAGYLLVR, from the coding sequence GTGTCAGAGAGCCTCTCCGTCGACCTGAACGACGAGCGCCTCCACGACATCCGGACAGCCGCGGCGTTCGAGGCGACGGACTCGTTTCCCATCCTGCTGAAGAACGGCGACGCGCCGGTCCACGTCCACCTCCACCTCGACGACGCGCTCTCGGAGGTCGCGTCGATTCCCGCCAACAACCACTTCGTGAACGCCGACACCACCAGACAGGTCGACGTCGAGGTCGCAGAGGGTCCCCGGCCGGTCGAGGGACGGCTCAAGATCGTCACCGGCCACGGCGCGGAGACCGCGTACGTGGACGTGTCCGTGGTCGAACCCGACGAGAGCGCCGACGCCGTGGACGTGGACGAGACCCTCCGCGTCCCGGCGCGCGACCCCGACGGTGACCCCGAGGGCCAGGGGTTCGACCTCCCCGACCTCCGACTCGCGGAGAACGCGCCCGTCGTCGCGCTCGGCCTGCTCGCGCTGGCGGCCGCGGTCAGTTCGGCGATGCTGGCCGACAGCGCCGTCGTCCTGCTGGGCGCGCTGGCGGTCGTCGGGAGCCTCGCGACCGCGGGCTACCTCCTCGTGCGGTAG
- a CDS encoding pyridoxal phosphate-dependent aminotransferase, giving the protein MTDASQRPPTARLAARTGDLERSKIRVMFDLAEEYDGDPVRLHVGVPDFNTPEHVIDAAEAAAREGHTEYTQNAGIPELRAAIAETLAREDGVEVSPEQVTVKNGAMEALSLAVLAVAGPGEEVVIPTPAWPNYVNHAVVAGANPVEVPLPADEGFDLDPELVGEAITDDTAAVILTTPSNPTGRVYDEDAVSAVADVAADHDAYVIADEVYGRLTYDREFRGMASYVDHPDRVLTVGSCSKTYAMTGWRLGWLAGPQPVVDAVSRLGESTTACTSSVSQHAALAALTGPQEPVAEMKAAFEERRDYVVERVAEIPGVSCPRPEGAFYAFLDVSDFPGTSFEVAERLLDEYGVVTAPGDGFGEAGEGYIRLSFANSVERIGEGLDRIEEMAHERR; this is encoded by the coding sequence ATGACCGACGCCAGCCAGCGGCCCCCGACTGCCCGACTCGCCGCACGGACCGGCGACCTCGAACGCTCGAAGATACGCGTGATGTTCGACCTCGCCGAGGAGTACGACGGCGACCCGGTTCGCCTCCACGTCGGCGTACCCGACTTCAACACGCCCGAACACGTCATCGACGCCGCGGAGGCGGCGGCCCGTGAGGGCCACACCGAGTACACCCAGAACGCGGGAATCCCCGAGCTCCGGGCGGCCATCGCCGAGACGCTGGCCCGCGAGGACGGCGTCGAAGTGAGTCCCGAGCAGGTCACCGTCAAGAACGGCGCGATGGAGGCGCTGTCGCTCGCGGTCCTCGCGGTCGCGGGACCGGGCGAGGAGGTCGTGATTCCGACGCCCGCGTGGCCGAACTACGTCAACCACGCCGTTGTCGCGGGTGCGAACCCGGTCGAGGTGCCCTTGCCCGCCGACGAGGGGTTCGACCTCGACCCCGAACTCGTCGGCGAGGCCATCACCGACGACACCGCGGCGGTCATCCTGACGACCCCATCGAACCCGACCGGCCGAGTCTACGACGAGGACGCGGTCAGCGCAGTGGCGGACGTCGCGGCCGACCACGACGCCTACGTCATCGCCGACGAGGTGTACGGTCGCCTGACCTACGACCGGGAGTTCCGGGGGATGGCGTCGTACGTCGACCACCCAGACCGCGTGCTGACCGTGGGGTCGTGCTCGAAGACCTACGCCATGACCGGGTGGCGACTGGGGTGGCTTGCCGGACCTCAGCCGGTGGTCGACGCGGTCAGCCGCCTTGGTGAGAGCACGACGGCCTGCACGTCGAGCGTGAGCCAGCACGCCGCGCTCGCGGCGCTGACCGGCCCACAGGAGCCGGTCGCCGAGATGAAGGCCGCGTTCGAGGAACGCCGGGACTACGTGGTCGAGCGCGTCGCGGAGATTCCGGGGGTCTCGTGTCCCCGGCCCGAGGGGGCCTTCTACGCCTTCCTCGACGTGAGCGATTTCCCGGGCACCAGCTTCGAGGTGGCCGAGCGACTGCTCGACGAGTACGGCGTCGTCACCGCGCCGGGCGACGGCTTCGGCGAGGCGGGCGAGGGCTACATCCGGCTCAGCTTCGCCAACAGCGTCGAGCGCATCGGCGAGGGCCTCGACCGAATCGAGGAGATGGCCCACGAGCGCCGGTAA
- a CDS encoding adenylosuccinate synthase, whose protein sequence is MTVTIVGSQLGDEGKGGIVDLWGDAADVVARYQGGDNAGHTVVEDGTEYKLSLVPSGAVRGKVGVLGNGCVVNPATLFDEIDALRERGLDPDVRVARRAHVILPYHRVLDGIEEEVKSDSDSEVGTTGRGIGPTYEDKAGRRGLRVGDLLDSEVLREKLEYVVSQKRALVEDVYGVAVTDLDDPDAFDVEALFEEYREYGRRLADNDMTVNAGDFLADRLDDGQEVMFEGAQGTIIDIDHGNYPYVTSSNPTAGGAATGTGLSPGVVGNGEVVGIVKAYLTRVGSGPMPTELGGVVGDTPGYDEQGGGDNEELATYIREEGGEYGTVTGRPRRVGWLDVPMLRHAARANGFTGLAVNHIDVLAGLDEVKVGHSYDLDGEEVFAMPATTERWADCEPNFRSFDGWDDVDWSAVAEAGYDAIPENARAYLDYVSDELDTDIYAVGVGPGREESVVVENPFR, encoded by the coding sequence ATGACCGTAACCATCGTCGGTTCGCAACTCGGCGACGAGGGGAAGGGCGGCATCGTCGACCTCTGGGGCGACGCCGCCGACGTGGTCGCTCGCTATCAGGGCGGGGACAACGCAGGCCACACCGTCGTCGAGGACGGCACCGAGTACAAGCTATCGCTCGTCCCGAGCGGGGCGGTCCGCGGCAAGGTCGGCGTCCTCGGCAACGGTTGCGTCGTCAACCCCGCGACGCTGTTCGACGAGATAGACGCCCTCCGCGAGCGCGGTCTCGACCCCGACGTGCGGGTCGCGCGTCGCGCGCACGTCATCCTCCCGTATCACCGCGTGCTCGACGGCATCGAGGAGGAGGTCAAGAGCGACTCGGACAGCGAGGTCGGCACGACCGGCCGGGGCATCGGCCCGACCTACGAGGACAAGGCGGGTCGGCGCGGCCTCCGCGTCGGCGACCTGCTCGACTCCGAGGTCCTGCGCGAGAAGCTCGAATACGTCGTCTCCCAGAAGCGCGCGCTCGTCGAGGACGTGTACGGCGTCGCCGTCACCGACCTCGACGACCCCGACGCGTTCGACGTCGAGGCCCTCTTCGAGGAGTACCGCGAGTACGGCCGCAGACTCGCCGACAACGACATGACCGTCAACGCGGGCGACTTCCTCGCCGACCGCCTCGACGACGGCCAGGAGGTCATGTTCGAGGGCGCGCAGGGGACCATCATCGACATCGACCACGGTAACTACCCCTACGTCACCTCCTCGAACCCGACCGCTGGCGGTGCCGCGACCGGGACCGGACTCTCGCCCGGCGTCGTCGGCAACGGCGAGGTCGTCGGCATCGTCAAGGCCTACCTCACGCGGGTCGGGAGCGGCCCGATGCCGACCGAACTCGGCGGCGTGGTCGGCGACACCCCCGGCTACGACGAGCAGGGCGGCGGCGACAACGAGGAACTCGCCACCTACATCCGCGAGGAGGGCGGCGAGTACGGCACCGTCACCGGCCGCCCGCGCCGGGTCGGGTGGCTCGACGTGCCGATGCTCCGCCACGCCGCGCGCGCGAACGGATTCACGGGGCTCGCGGTCAATCACATCGACGTGCTGGCGGGACTCGACGAGGTGAAGGTCGGCCACAGCTACGACCTCGACGGCGAGGAGGTCTTCGCGATGCCCGCCACCACCGAGCGGTGGGCCGACTGCGAACCCAACTTCCGCAGCTTCGACGGCTGGGACGACGTGGACTGGTCGGCGGTCGCCGAGGCGGGCTACGACGCCATCCCCGAGAACGCCCGGGCGTACCTCGACTACGTCAGCGACGAACTCGATACGGACATCTACGCGGTGGGCGTCGGCCCGGGCCGCGAGGAGTCGGTCGTCGTCGAGAACCCGTTCCGGTAG
- the menD gene encoding 2-succinyl-5-enolpyruvyl-6-hydroxy-3-cyclohexene-1-carboxylic-acid synthase yields the protein MTDRDDPGSGPAPNRNTLWARALVAELEAAGVEAVCIAPGSRSTPLTVAFAESEIRAFSHLDERSAAFFALGRAKRTGEVTPLVCTSGTAAANFHPAVIEASQARVPMLVLTADRPPELRDSGANQTIDQQKLYGDAVRWYADLAEPEADARKLRSLRTAAARALAQATGTPPGPVHLNVPFRKPLEPTEVPGDVPDGFADENPLAAGGREGPFVRTAGGRPELADDDLRRVRDALSDADRGLFVVGPTDAPAPERDALAALARATGFPVLADPLSDHRFGHDGSALDASESTPVGPEAPLVLGGYDGYLDAVGDSWPDPEVVVRFGASPTSKVLRRYLESSDARQFLVDPAAGWREATFTATDLLAADPTRVARRLASGLGSAAGGGGGERDGGDATEAWRARFADAERRYWDLVADAREERLFEGGVLSAVAEDAPDPATVMVSNSMPVRDLDRFGRPRAADLTVLGNRGASGIDGIASTGLGAGSATDDPLVIVTGDLAYYHDMNGLLAISRCGVDATVVLINNDGGGIFHMLPIEEFDPPFTEQFRTPHGLDFEPTGDIYGLEFERVDGLPSFRSAFRESVGSEGTQVVEVVTDSESSHRFREELAGRVADRLG from the coding sequence ATGACCGACCGCGACGACCCCGGTTCCGGTCCCGCCCCGAATCGGAACACCCTCTGGGCCCGGGCGCTCGTCGCCGAACTCGAAGCCGCCGGGGTCGAGGCGGTCTGCATCGCGCCCGGAAGCCGCTCGACGCCCCTGACGGTCGCGTTCGCCGAGAGCGAGATTCGGGCGTTCTCGCACCTCGACGAGCGGTCGGCGGCCTTCTTCGCGCTCGGCCGGGCCAAGCGGACCGGCGAGGTCACCCCGCTGGTCTGCACCTCCGGAACGGCCGCGGCGAACTTCCATCCCGCGGTCATCGAGGCGAGTCAGGCCCGCGTTCCGATGCTCGTGCTGACCGCCGACCGACCCCCGGAACTCCGGGACTCGGGCGCGAACCAGACCATAGACCAGCAGAAGCTCTACGGCGACGCGGTCCGGTGGTACGCCGACCTCGCGGAACCGGAAGCCGACGCCCGGAAGCTCCGGTCGCTCCGGACGGCCGCGGCACGCGCGCTCGCGCAGGCGACCGGCACCCCGCCGGGTCCGGTCCACCTCAACGTCCCGTTCCGCAAGCCCCTCGAACCGACCGAGGTGCCAGGTGACGTGCCCGACGGCTTCGCCGACGAGAACCCCCTCGCCGCCGGGGGCCGGGAGGGTCCCTTCGTCCGAACCGCGGGGGGTCGCCCGGAGCTTGCGGATGACGACCTGCGCCGGGTGCGCGACGCCCTCTCCGACGCCGACCGCGGCCTGTTCGTGGTCGGACCGACCGACGCGCCAGCGCCCGAGCGCGACGCGCTCGCGGCGCTGGCGCGAGCGACCGGCTTCCCGGTCCTCGCCGACCCGCTCTCGGACCACCGGTTCGGCCACGACGGGAGTGCTCTCGACGCCAGCGAGAGCACTCCCGTCGGCCCGGAGGCCCCGTTGGTCCTCGGCGGCTACGACGGCTACCTCGACGCGGTCGGCGACTCGTGGCCCGACCCCGAGGTCGTCGTGCGCTTCGGCGCGTCCCCGACCTCGAAGGTCCTGCGCCGGTACCTCGAATCGAGCGACGCCCGCCAGTTCCTCGTCGACCCCGCGGCGGGATGGCGCGAGGCGACGTTCACCGCGACCGACCTGCTCGCGGCCGACCCGACGCGAGTCGCTCGGCGACTCGCGTCGGGTCTCGGTTCCGCCGCGGGAGGCGGAGGGGGCGAGAGAGACGGAGGGGACGCGACCGAAGCGTGGCGCGCCCGCTTCGCCGACGCCGAGCGCCGCTACTGGGACCTCGTCGCCGACGCCCGCGAGGAGCGACTCTTCGAGGGCGGCGTCCTCTCGGCGGTCGCCGAGGACGCCCCCGACCCCGCGACCGTGATGGTCTCGAACAGCATGCCGGTCCGGGATCTGGACCGGTTCGGCCGACCCCGGGCGGCCGACCTGACGGTGCTGGGCAACCGCGGCGCGAGCGGCATCGACGGCATCGCGAGCACGGGACTCGGCGCGGGGAGCGCCACCGACGACCCGCTCGTAATCGTGACCGGCGACCTCGCGTACTACCACGACATGAACGGCCTGCTCGCGATTTCGCGGTGCGGGGTCGATGCGACCGTCGTCCTCATAAACAACGACGGCGGCGGCATCTTCCACATGCTCCCCATCGAGGAGTTCGACCCGCCCTTCACCGAGCAGTTCCGCACGCCCCACGGCCTCGACTTCGAGCCCACCGGCGACATCTACGGGCTGGAGTTCGAGCGCGTCGACGGCCTGCCCTCGTTCCGGTCGGCGTTCCGCGAGTCGGTCGGGAGCGAGGGGACGCAGGTCGTGGAGGTCGTCACCGACTCGGAGTCGAGCCATCGGTTCCGCGAGGAACTGGCGGGTCGGGTGGCCGACCGACTCGGATAG
- a CDS encoding DUF7527 domain-containing protein, whose translation METRTVEQVENWSTRRFSEGYAGLRELSDGEFSGAVRAGGAWLFMLNGRVIGIHEGSLDDFEDADGKAYAAPHPSLPLLFNMKEEGGETQAKYYTNDTPLSEADSTLSKGGFTGYVELSENVLSGDYYVVYYGGRSMSVAFVGASEQVVSGDEAFKRAADEVGIYEVRDVDIEVIDLPEPEEPDDSDEPEPATGSGTAAASDGSSAGPGSDRSGANADTGPSGPNPDSSHGSNAGPSPDPTDTSQQRGATDSPAGSATTATGQTARSPESDATSSGSAPEARTSVGEAESATEVDSTPDTPEVETESTDAPGRTPDDSDRTESASEQTTDDEGMFGEEERWRETTTIPSLDPDRTEGGDDAPAATAQGAAQTREQSDAASGESRARRSKSVAGSASGKSSTSDAGTASESSGRSGRGNAAAASAADDSAADEANARVEELRSRLRQREQQVERLENSLSTVRSERNELKRERDALRQEVERLEAELESAKSGGAASGADRRLDRAQAFDGTNLFVRYRSKGEPTLKEAAAGNADAEDVNGNLRLEHHTQFEADDAAVDGRPFEEFLTDSFEHRFVSWLVEELLYEIRDTGHRNGLRELYDAIPRIDRVDLHGSVSAGTDDEDTRQESFDVIARDRMGNPLVVADLNGSRDPTTGEMMGTHVDAATGVAEAHDELAGAFQVTESFFEPEALETAESATSGGLLSREKRESFVKLSRKRGYHLCLVESRSGGFHLNVPEL comes from the coding sequence ATGGAAACGCGCACGGTCGAGCAGGTCGAAAATTGGAGTACCCGTCGGTTCTCTGAGGGGTACGCTGGCCTGCGCGAACTCTCCGACGGGGAGTTCTCGGGGGCAGTTCGGGCGGGTGGCGCGTGGCTGTTCATGCTCAACGGGCGAGTCATCGGCATCCACGAGGGCAGTCTCGACGACTTCGAGGACGCCGACGGCAAGGCCTACGCCGCGCCCCACCCGTCCCTGCCGCTTCTCTTCAACATGAAAGAGGAGGGCGGAGAGACGCAGGCGAAGTACTACACGAACGACACGCCGCTGTCGGAGGCCGACTCGACGCTCTCGAAGGGGGGATTCACCGGGTACGTCGAACTCAGCGAGAACGTCCTGAGCGGCGACTACTACGTGGTCTACTACGGCGGGCGCTCGATGAGCGTCGCGTTCGTCGGCGCGAGCGAGCAGGTCGTCTCGGGCGACGAGGCGTTCAAGCGCGCGGCCGACGAAGTCGGTATCTACGAGGTCAGGGACGTCGACATCGAGGTGATCGACCTGCCAGAACCGGAGGAGCCAGACGATTCCGACGAGCCCGAACCGGCGACCGGGAGCGGAACCGCGGCCGCCTCCGACGGTTCCAGCGCCGGGCCCGGCTCCGACCGGTCCGGTGCGAACGCGGATACCGGTCCGTCCGGCCCGAACCCGGATTCCTCGCACGGGTCGAACGCCGGTCCCTCGCCCGACCCCACCGACACGTCCCAGCAACGCGGAGCCACCGATTCGCCCGCTGGAAGCGCAACGACGGCGACCGGGCAGACCGCCCGGTCGCCCGAGAGCGACGCGACGTCGAGCGGTTCGGCCCCTGAGGCGCGAACGAGCGTCGGCGAGGCCGAGTCGGCGACCGAGGTCGACTCGACTCCGGACACACCCGAGGTCGAAACGGAGAGCACGGACGCGCCCGGCCGTACCCCGGACGACTCGGACCGCACCGAATCGGCGAGCGAGCAGACGACCGACGACGAGGGGATGTTCGGCGAGGAGGAGCGGTGGCGCGAGACCACGACCATCCCGTCGCTCGACCCCGACCGGACCGAGGGAGGGGACGACGCCCCGGCGGCGACCGCGCAGGGGGCCGCCCAGACCCGGGAACAGTCGGACGCCGCGAGCGGCGAGTCTCGCGCTCGACGCTCGAAGTCGGTGGCGGGGAGCGCGTCGGGAAAGAGTAGCACGTCGGACGCAGGTACCGCGTCCGAGTCGAGCGGTCGGTCCGGACGGGGGAACGCGGCGGCGGCAAGCGCGGCCGACGACTCGGCCGCCGACGAGGCGAACGCCCGCGTCGAGGAGCTCCGGTCCCGACTCCGCCAGCGCGAACAACAGGTCGAGCGACTGGAGAACAGCCTCTCGACCGTGCGCTCGGAGCGCAACGAACTCAAGCGCGAGCGCGACGCGCTCCGACAGGAGGTCGAGCGACTCGAAGCGGAACTCGAATCCGCGAAATCGGGCGGCGCGGCGAGCGGGGCCGACCGGCGGCTCGACCGCGCGCAGGCGTTCGACGGGACCAACCTCTTCGTCCGGTACCGCTCGAAGGGTGAACCGACCCTGAAGGAGGCGGCGGCGGGCAACGCCGACGCCGAGGACGTGAACGGGAACCTCCGGCTCGAACACCACACCCAGTTCGAGGCCGACGACGCCGCGGTCGACGGGCGGCCCTTCGAGGAGTTCCTCACCGATTCGTTCGAACACCGCTTCGTGTCGTGGCTGGTCGAGGAGCTTCTGTACGAAATCCGCGACACCGGCCACCGGAACGGCCTTCGAGAGCTCTACGACGCGATTCCCCGGATCGACCGGGTCGACCTTCACGGCTCGGTGAGCGCGGGGACCGACGACGAGGACACCCGACAGGAGTCGTTCGACGTCATCGCGCGCGACCGGATGGGCAACCCGCTCGTCGTCGCCGACCTCAACGGCTCGCGGGACCCGACGACGGGCGAGATGATGGGCACTCACGTCGACGCCGCGACCGGCGTAGCCGAGGCTCACGACGAACTCGCTGGCGCGTTCCAGGTCACGGAAAGTTTCTTCGAACCGGAGGCACTCGAAACCGCCGAGTCGGCGACCAGCGGGGGACTGCTGAGCCGCGAGAAGAGAGAGAGCTTCGTGAAACTCTCCCGCAAGCGGGGCTACCACCTCTGTCTGGTGGAGTCACGTAGCGGCGGCTTCCATCTGAACGTCCCGGAGCTCTAG
- a CDS encoding ribbon-helix-helix domain-containing protein, with product MPKVEITIPEHLEMQIAQMVEQGEFVNREEAIEDLLSTGLKAYKTSGPMDDDDREPGLEDEGMMGHEDEYVF from the coding sequence ATGCCGAAGGTAGAGATAACTATCCCGGAGCATCTCGAAATGCAGATCGCCCAGATGGTCGAACAGGGCGAATTCGTCAACCGCGAGGAGGCCATCGAGGACCTCCTCTCGACGGGCCTGAAGGCCTACAAGACGAGCGGGCCGATGGACGACGACGACCGCGAACCAGGACTCGAAGACGAGGGGATGATGGGGCACGAAGACGAGTACGTTTTCTAG
- a CDS encoding isochorismate synthase, producing MESPPRDGQVSAEPTGSALVSRVRKLSDCAARPFLVGRDAPRVYWTSPYGPELAGGGLAARITATGPDRFERVRESADDLFDRLDYEGPDAARPRLFGGFSFHADHESEPPWRGFPPAEFVLPRTQLTRADGETWLTVSARDAAPEAVEDELDAVADRLGDGDEPQRPPTVLGTEPTATREEWADQVRHAVDRIRRGDLRKVTLAQALAASLDGPVSVPDVLERLGESYPDCFRFMVEPSAEAAFFGATPERLATLQGRTVETEALAGTVGRGDTPEADDRLEADLRDSEKMAHEHDLVVGEIRDQLGPLADEVRVDDRQVRKLATIQHLWTPIEADLPGDGHVLDIVEALHPTPAVGGLPLDEALRTIRAVETFDRGWYAAPVGWFDADGDGTFAVGLRSGVAEGDTVTLFAGNGIVADSDPDAEYEEVQLKYRPILDELQR from the coding sequence ATGGAGTCTCCGCCCCGCGACGGACAGGTGTCGGCCGAACCGACCGGCTCCGCCCTCGTGAGTCGGGTTCGAAAGCTCTCGGACTGCGCCGCTCGGCCGTTTCTCGTCGGGCGGGACGCCCCGCGCGTCTACTGGACCAGCCCCTACGGCCCGGAACTCGCGGGCGGCGGCCTCGCAGCTCGCATCACCGCGACCGGACCAGACCGATTCGAGCGCGTCCGCGAGTCGGCCGACGACCTCTTCGACCGCCTCGACTACGAGGGACCGGACGCCGCGCGACCGCGGCTGTTCGGCGGCTTCTCGTTCCACGCCGACCACGAATCCGAACCGCCGTGGCGCGGATTCCCACCCGCGGAGTTCGTGCTCCCACGGACTCAGTTGACCCGCGCCGACGGCGAGACGTGGCTGACGGTGTCGGCCCGCGACGCTGCCCCCGAGGCGGTCGAGGACGAACTCGACGCGGTCGCCGACCGACTCGGCGACGGGGACGAGCCCCAGCGCCCGCCGACCGTCCTCGGGACCGAACCGACCGCGACCCGCGAGGAGTGGGCCGACCAGGTCCGCCACGCGGTCGACCGAATCAGGCGCGGCGACCTCCGGAAGGTCACGCTCGCGCAGGCGCTCGCGGCGAGCCTCGACGGCCCTGTCTCGGTGCCGGACGTGCTCGAACGCCTCGGCGAGTCGTACCCCGACTGCTTCCGGTTCATGGTCGAACCCTCCGCCGAGGCCGCCTTCTTCGGCGCGACGCCCGAGCGACTCGCGACCCTGCAGGGCCGGACCGTCGAGACCGAGGCGCTGGCCGGGACGGTCGGCCGCGGCGACACCCCCGAGGCCGACGACCGACTCGAAGCCGACCTGCGCGACAGCGAGAAGATGGCTCACGAGCACGACCTCGTGGTCGGCGAGATACGCGACCAGCTCGGGCCCCTCGCCGACGAGGTCCGGGTCGACGACCGGCAGGTCCGGAAGCTGGCGACCATCCAGCACCTCTGGACCCCCATCGAGGCCGACCTCCCCGGGGACGGCCACGTCCTCGACATCGTGGAGGCGCTCCACCCGACCCCCGCGGTCGGGGGCCTCCCGCTCGACGAGGCGCTCCGGACGATTCGGGCTGTCGAGACCTTCGACCGCGGCTGGTACGCCGCGCCGGTCGGCTGGTTCGACGCCGACGGCGACGGCACCTTCGCGGTCGGCCTGCGGTCGGGCGTCGCCGAGGGCGACACCGTGACCCTGTTCGCGGGCAACGGCATCGTCGCCGACAGCGACCCCGACGCCGAGTACGAGGAGGTACAGTTGAAGTACCGACCCATCCTCGACGAGCTCCAGCGATGA